Proteins found in one Nerophis lumbriciformis linkage group LG27, RoL_Nlum_v2.1, whole genome shotgun sequence genomic segment:
- the gtpbp2b gene encoding GTP-binding protein 2b has translation MLAVPLGGSASHGRHGLSSGAKKTSKKCRARRSKRGRRRRSKKSNRSDNKCQQPFLPPEAEEGNIEYKLKLVSPTQYRFEHLATQLKWRLQEGRGEAVYQIGVEDNGLLVGLSQADMEASIATLKKMADKVGADITVLREREVDYEPDASTRRIAEVLVRKVPDDQQFLDLRVAVLGNVDSGKSTLLGVLTQGELDNGRGRARLNLFRHLHEIQTGRTSSISFEILGFNSRGQVVDYSHSRSAEEICESSSKMITFMDLAGHHKYLKTTIFGLTSYCPDFAMLVVSANTGVAGTSREHLGLAMALKVPIFVVVSKVDVCSRGTVDKTLRQLERLLKQPGCNKVPLMVSNPDDAVAAAQQFAQSACITPILTVSSVSGESLELLKVFLNVLPPLSNSKEQEELMQQLTEFQVDEIYSVPEVGTVVGGTLYSGVCREGERLVVGPTDQGHFLRLRVASIQRNRSACRLLRAGQAATLALGNFDRSLLRKGMVMVSPKMKPTVCREFEAAIVLLFHAKTFRRGSQVTAHVGNVRQTAVVQSLYGKDELRTGERAVVGFRFIKHPEYLRTGAKLLFREGVTKGIGHVTRLLPADQNHRQNQNPY, from the exons ATGCTGGCCGTCCCGCTGGGCGGCTCGGCGTCTCACGGCAGACACGGCCTGAGCAGCGGCGCCAAGAAGACGTCGAAAAAGTGCCGCGCGAGACGAAGCAAGCGAGGTCGGCGACGTCGGAGCAAAAAGAGCAACAGGAGCGACAACAAATGCCAACAACCCTTTTTACCGCCGGAG GCAGAAGAAGGAAACATTGAATATAAG CTCAAGCTGGTCAGCCCCACTCAGTACCGCTTCGAGCATCTGGCCACGCAGCTGAAGTGGCGTCTGCAGGAGGGTCGCGGCGAGGCCGTCTACCAGATCGGCGTGGAGGACAACGGTCTGCTGGTGGGCCTGAGCCAGGCCGACATGGAGGCGTCCATCGCCACCTTGAAGAAGATGGCCGACAA GGTGGGCGCCGACATCACGGTGCTCCGGGAGCGGGAGGTGGACTACGAGCCGGACGCCAGCACGCGCAGGATCGCTGAGGTTCTGGTGCGGAAAGTTCCGGACGATCAGCAG TTCCTGGACCTGCGTGTGGCCGTCTTGGGCAACGTGGACTCCGGGAAGTCCACCCTGCTGGGCGTGCTGACGCAGGGCGAGCTGGACAACGGGCGAGGACGAGCGCGTCTCAACCTCTTCAGGCACCTCCACGAGATCCAGACGGGACGCACGTCCAGCATCAGCTTCGAGATCCTGGGCTTCAACAGCAGAGGACAA GTGGTCGACTACAGCCACTCTCGCAGCGCCGAGGAGATCTGTGAGAGCTCCTCCAAGATGATCACCTTCATGGACCTGGCTGGACACCACAAGTACCTGAAGACCACCATCTTTGGCCTCACCAGCTACTGCCCCGACTTCGCCATGCTGGTGGTCAGCGCCAACACGGGAGTGG CTGGTACCAGTCGGGAGCATCTGGGCCTGGCCATGGCGCTGAAAGTTCCCATCTTCGTGGTGGTCAGTAAAGTGGACGTGTGTTCGAGGGGCACGGTGGATAAAACCCTGCGACAGCTGGAAAGACTCCTCAAGCAGCCGGGCTGTAACAAGGTTCCTCTCATGGTCTCCAACCCGGACGACGCTGTTGCTGCTGCCCAGCAGTTCGCACAGTCGGcatg catcACGCCCATCCTGACAGTGTCCAGTGTGTCAGGAGAAAGTCTGGAGCTCCTCAAAGTCTTCTTGAACGTTCTTCCTCCTCTGAGCAACAGCAAAGAACAAGAGGAGCTCATGCAGCAGCTGACTGAGTTCCaa GTGGACGAGATCTACTCGGTGCCTGAGGTGGGCACGGTGGTGGGCGGGACTCTGTACAG tggggTGTGCCGCGagggcgagcgcctggtggtggGGCCCACGGACCAGGGCCACTTCCTGCGCCTGAGGGTGGCGAGCATCCAGAGGAACCGCTCGGCGTGCAGGCTGCTGAGGGCGGGGCAGGCGGCCACGCTGGCGCTGGGCAACTTTGACCGCTCGCTGCTGCGCAAG GGGATGGTGATGGTGAGTCCCAAGATGAAGCCCACCGTCTGCCGGGAGTTCGAGGCCGCCATCGTGCTCCTCTTCCACGCCAAGACCTTCCGCCGGGGGTCACAGGTCACCGCCCACGTGGGCAACGTGCGGCAGACCGCCGTGGTCCAGAGCCTCTACGGGAAG GACGAGCTGCGGACCGGCGAGCGAGCCGTGGTGGGATTCCGCTTCATCAAACATCCAGAGTACCTTCGGACCGGCGCCAAGCTGCTCTTCAGAGAGGGCGTGACCAAAGGCATCGGCCACGTCACCCGCCTGCTGCCTGCGGACCAGAACCACCGGCAGAACCAGAACCCTTACTAG
- the LOC133624434 gene encoding apoptosis-stimulating of p53 protein 2-like: MMPKPRLWTLRPEEHQEDNREEHQEEQMLQENVLRQEAKLQRVRALRGRVENKHLGNSELAGEVEQMSDVLQQKQKEVLLAVARVEELSLQLEALRSSSLLSPPPPRLHATSASSSVELMRLCRELQLRKQLNQDQSSRLQHQRSGLNKKNVDVAAMERRLSELRLRLWKKKAALQPQETKVWAPGGPAHLCRPPLQVTSDVAVAAVGPYIQSSCQGPPLPPRQEGATTLPTPIPLRRPQEAASAVETSPAHASTLPRVAGLRRHSSGVAFKDAGSSGDATDAPPPVPSRTNHMAEDQAWSQAQTATRAPPPSTAFSTGTFPGRMRPARGALHLASKRESPPAAAADTSGPLPPVLQKPLTVAAASIILVYTQQSLLGKSCTLPRCQAGDSPPPLKVNLSPPPPVYGRPLPSCASKRGGTESCRADPAEPAPTRPLSPTKLLPFLSYPTDPEVLRRRHHAPRPLKKRGSVTEPEGPAGPNIQKLLYQKTTMAAMETIAMETPEDEVTPPPRPQSSPITSSASSRPPATALGGAKEEVLHPITSPHPDPSSRLSQGDHTPNLRPPEVTAKKSILRKADSGPVDRALRVKFNALAILLDSSLEGEYDLVRRVIYDVDDPSAANDEGITALHNAVCAGHTDIVKLLVWFGVDVNAADSDGWTPLHCAASCNNVRACKFLVESGAAVFAATYSDMQTAADKCEDTEDGYAQCSQFLYGVQEKMGVMNRGVVYALWDYEPESGDELRLQEGECVTVLRREDEAEDEWWWARCGDREGYVARNLLGVCARVRPRQDA; encoded by the exons CGGGCGAGGTGGAGCAGATGAGTGATGTGCTGCAGCAGAAGCAGAAGGAGGTGCTGCTGGCCGTCGCGCGGGTGGAGGAGCTCAGCCTCCAGTTGGAGGCGCTGAGGAGCAGCTCACTGctgtctcctcctcctccccgcCTCCACGCCACCTCCGCTTCCTCCTCCGTGGAGCTGATGCGCCTCTGCAGGGAGCTGCAG CTGAGGAAGCAGCTGAACCAGGACCAGAGCAGCCGACTGCAGCATCAGAGGTCGGGCCTGAACAAGAAGAACGTGGATGTGGCGGCCATGGAGCGACGCCTCTCTGAGCTCCGCCTCCGTCTTTGGAAGAAGAAGGCGGCGCTGCAGCCCCAGGAGACAAAGGTGTGGGCCCCTGGGGGTCCTGCCCACTTGTGTCGGCCCCCCCTGCAGGTCACCTCGGACGTTGCTGTGGCGGCGGTGGGTCCGTACATCCAGTCCTCCTGTCAGGGGCCCCCACTGCCCCCCCGCCAGGAGGGCGCCACCACCCTGCCGACGCCAATCCCGCTCCGCCGGCCGCAGGAAGCAGCCTCAG CTGTGGAGACTAGCCCCGCCCACGCCTCCACACTGCCCCGCGTGGCCGGCCTGCGCCGCCACTCATCAGGCGTTGCGTTCAAGGACGCTGGAAGCTCAGGCGACGCTACAGATGCTCCGCCCCCTGTCCCCTCAAGGACCAATCACATGGCTGAAGACCAG GCGTGGTCTCAAGCTCAGACGGCAACTAGAGCTCCGCCTCCATCCACCGCCTTCTCCACCGGAACCTTCCCTGGAAGGATGCGGCCAGCAAGGGGCGCCCTACATCTGGCCAGCAAGCGGGAGAGCccccccgccgccgccgccgacACCTCAGGGCCCCTCCCCCCTGTGCTGCAGAAGCCTTTGACGGTGGCGGCGGCGTCCATAATCCTCGTGTACACGCAGCAAAGCCTCCTGGGAAAGAGCTGCACGCTGCCACGCTGCCAAGCAGGTGACTCGCCGCCGCCGCTAAAGGTCAACTTGTCACCTCctcccccagtgtacgggaggcccCTCCCCTCGTGCGCCTCAAAAAGGGGCGGGACTGAAAGTTGTAGAGCGGATCCTGCAGAGCCAGCCCCCACTCGGCCGCTCAGTCCCACAAAGCTCCTCCCCTTCCTGTCTTACCCCACCGACCCGGAAGTCCTGCGGCGCCGGCACCACGCCCCCCGGCCCCTGAAGAAGCGTGGTTCCGTCACGGAGCCCGAAGGCCCGGCGGGGCCCAACATCCAGAAGCTCCTCTACCAGAAGACCACCATGGCCGCCATGGAGACCATCGCCATGGAGACCCCAGAGGATGAGGTGACTCCACCCCCACGTCCCCAAAGTTCACCCATCACAAGCTCCGCGTCTTCCCGTCCCCCGGCCACTGCTCTTGGGGGGGCCAAAGAGGAAGTGCTGCATCCAATCACGTCGCCTCATCCGGACCCCTCGTCCCGCCTCTCGCAAGGAGACCACACCCCCAACCTGCGACCCCCTGAGGTCACG GCAAAGAAGTCCATCCTGCGCAAAGCTGACTCGGGTCCTGTAGATCGGGCGCTGCGGGTCAAGTTCAACGCCCTCGCCATCCTGCTGGACTCGTCGCTGGAGGGCGAGTACGACCTCGTCCGCAGGGTCATCTACGAT GTGGACGACCCCAGCGCGGCCAACGACGAGGGCATCACGGCGCTACACAACGCCGTGTGCGCCGGACACACGGACATCGTCAAGCTCCTGGTGTGGTTTGGCGTGGACGTCAACGCCGCAGACAGTGACGGCTG GACGCCGCTGCACTGCGCCGCCTCCTGCAACAACGTGCGGGCGTGTAAGTTCCTGGTGGAGTCGGGCGCCGCTGTCTTCGCCGCCACCTACAGCGACATGCAGACGGCCGCCGACAAGTGCGAAGACACGGAGGACGGCTACGCCCAGTGCTCGCAGTTCCTCTACG gcGTGCAGGAGAAGATGGGGGTGATGAATAGGGGCGTGGTCTACGCCCTGTGGGACTACGAGCCTGAGAGTGGCGATGAGCTCCGCCTCCAGGAAGGCGAGTGCGTGACGGTGCTGAGGCGGGAGGACGAGGCGGAGGACGAGTGGTGGTGGGCGAGATGTGGCGACCGCGAAGGTTACGTCGCCCGGAACCTGCTGGGG GTCTGCGCGAGGGTCCGCCCCCGACAAGACGCTTGA